A portion of the Carboxydothermus pertinax genome contains these proteins:
- a CDS encoding MBL fold metallo-hydrolase: protein MQNLCEFIFHNVGQGLFYSGKINDLNFIYDCGSENYKNIKKAVTEFITYLKGKIRIDLLILSHLHYDHVSGLELLLKKCEIETVILPYIALEERLLIAVRWNYLKQEWYFNFLNNPTQYFEGHGVKRIIYVTAENDDYWENSDNQFGDHDSKLSIKLIKSRKAFENNLKSLKVDIYNHYGKIEYRNIWVFNLHCFEVNIEIMQKFKSELKREKLYNIENIKDLILDNENRKKLKECYQKVV, encoded by the coding sequence ATGCAAAATCTATGCGAATTTATTTTTCACAACGTAGGACAAGGATTATTTTATTCAGGAAAAATTAATGACTTAAATTTCATTTATGATTGTGGTTCAGAAAATTATAAAAATATCAAAAAGGCAGTTACAGAATTTATAACCTATTTGAAAGGGAAAATAAGAATAGATTTGTTAATTTTATCTCATTTACATTATGACCATGTTAGTGGTCTTGAACTTCTCTTAAAAAAATGTGAAATTGAAACAGTGATATTGCCATACATAGCATTGGAAGAAAGGCTGTTGATTGCAGTTAGATGGAATTATCTAAAGCAAGAATGGTATTTTAATTTTTTAAATAACCCTACTCAATATTTTGAAGGACATGGGGTTAAACGAATCATTTATGTAACAGCAGAAAATGATGATTATTGGGAAAATTCTGATAATCAATTTGGTGACCATGATAGCAAATTATCAATAAAGCTGATTAAATCTAGAAAAGCTTTTGAAAATAATTTAAAAAGTTTGAAAGTCGATATTTATAATCATTACGGAAAGATAGAGTATCGTAACATTTGGGTATTTAACTTACATTGTTTTGAAGTAAATATTGAAATAATGCAAAAATTTAAGAGTGAATTAAAACGAGAAAAATTATATAATATAGAAAACATAAAAGATTTAATTTTAGATAATGAAAACCGCAAAAAATTAAAAGAATGTTATCAAAAAGTAGTATAA
- a CDS encoding ATP-binding protein gives MKLIKIFLEDFRGYYGLHEVDISDFTAFIGKNDAGKSSIFEALDIFFNEGKGNVKIDKNDLNVKTASEGKDFFRIGIELTNYPEELIIDETNPTNLKDEYLLNRNNNLEIWKTFKNAKLQETALKCYHPANDDYLQDILRKKINDLRKFVEENNIDCEDKRKSAVLRKAIRKYYQQKDGELRLDEIEVKVDSEDAKKIWEKLSDYLPLYALFHSDRKNLDQDEEVQDPLKVAIEQIFNEEEVKQNLESIAKKVNEKISKIAQETIDYFKNFSPDSNFNLEPEIPGIDKLKWSSVYKSIGFKTDEVPLNKRGSGIRRIVLLSFFTAEVERLKRDKNLASTIYAIEEPETSLHPDLQKKLIEQLLELSEYPNIQVLITTHSPALIRLLETSSIRYIEQKEYSSNVKNFDVEVADKIIKNMGLLPEIAKVIVCVEGETDEKFLLNINQNIPELKEIIDIESKIEAGILSIIPMRGANLKDWINRYALKNTNAIEFHLYDRDTNEQYKKQIEEVNSRNDGSCGRLTEKREIENYIPKEIVEKEFNIDLSDVENWDYEDIPKKIQNKIPNMKEKDIKMKLCCKCSKEITKKHLEDLNAWDEVKSWFEKINELCSKVLQNP, from the coding sequence ATGAAATTAATTAAAATTTTTTTAGAAGATTTTAGAGGTTATTATGGATTACATGAAGTTGATATATCAGATTTTACGGCATTTATTGGTAAAAATGATGCTGGAAAGTCATCTATTTTTGAGGCTTTAGATATTTTTTTTAATGAAGGAAAAGGGAATGTTAAGATTGATAAAAATGATCTGAATGTGAAAACAGCAAGTGAAGGTAAGGATTTTTTTAGAATAGGGATAGAGCTTACAAACTATCCTGAAGAATTAATTATCGATGAGACTAATCCCACCAATTTGAAAGACGAATATTTATTGAATCGAAATAACAATTTAGAAATTTGGAAGACATTTAAAAATGCAAAACTACAAGAAACAGCTTTAAAATGTTACCATCCTGCCAATGATGATTATTTGCAAGATATTTTGAGAAAGAAAATAAATGATTTAAGAAAATTTGTTGAAGAAAATAACATTGATTGTGAAGATAAGCGTAAGTCAGCAGTTCTGCGAAAGGCTATAAGAAAATATTATCAACAAAAAGACGGTGAGTTGAGGTTAGATGAAATAGAAGTAAAAGTTGATAGCGAAGATGCAAAGAAAATTTGGGAAAAGCTTTCAGACTATTTACCTTTATATGCCCTTTTCCATTCTGATAGGAAAAATTTGGACCAAGATGAAGAAGTACAAGATCCTCTTAAAGTGGCAATTGAACAAATCTTTAATGAAGAAGAGGTCAAGCAAAATCTTGAGAGTATTGCAAAGAAGGTAAACGAGAAAATTAGTAAAATCGCCCAAGAAACAATAGATTATTTTAAAAATTTTTCACCAGATTCTAACTTTAATTTAGAGCCAGAGATACCTGGGATTGATAAGTTAAAATGGTCAAGTGTATATAAATCAATAGGTTTCAAAACTGACGAAGTACCTCTAAATAAACGGGGTAGTGGTATTCGACGTATAGTGTTATTAAGCTTCTTTACTGCAGAGGTTGAAAGATTGAAGAGAGATAAAAATTTAGCTTCAACTATATATGCGATTGAAGAGCCTGAAACGTCTTTACATCCAGATTTACAAAAAAAATTAATTGAGCAACTTTTAGAATTATCTGAATATCCAAACATCCAAGTTTTAATTACCACGCATAGCCCAGCGTTGATACGGTTATTAGAAACAAGTTCAATTCGATATATTGAACAAAAAGAGTATAGTTCAAATGTTAAAAATTTCGATGTTGAAGTTGCGGATAAAATTATTAAAAATATGGGGCTTTTGCCCGAGATTGCTAAAGTAATTGTTTGTGTAGAGGGAGAAACCGATGAAAAATTTTTATTAAATATTAACCAAAATATACCAGAATTGAAAGAAATAATCGATATAGAATCAAAAATAGAAGCAGGTATTCTAAGCATAATTCCAATGCGTGGGGCAAATTTAAAAGATTGGATAAATAGATATGCTTTGAAAAACACTAATGCAATTGAATTTCATTTATATGATAGAGACACAAATGAACAGTATAAAAAGCAAATCGAAGAAGTAAATTCCAGGAATGATGGATCTTGTGGCAGGTTAACAGAAAAAAGAGAAATAGAAAATTACATCCCTAAGGAAATTGTCGAAAAAGAATTTAATATTGATTTAAGTGATGTTGAAAATTGGGACTACGAGGATATTCCGAAAAAAATTCAAAATAAAATTCCAAATATGAAAGAAAAGGATATAAAAATGAAACTTTGTTGTAAATGCTCTAAGGAAATAACTAAAAAACATCTTGAAGATTTAAATGCTTGGGATGAGGTAAAAAGTTGGTTTGAAAAAATTAATGAACTTTGCAGTAAAGTTTTACAGAATCCTTAA
- a CDS encoding GNAT family protein, producing MIRKFEWLPFSECALADPFFESLKEDYEEFPEWFLKKVQNNEKAFVYKDEWGICAFIYFKDEEEEIRINDKVLPQKKRIKIGTFKLDDRVQGQRLGEGALGVALWKWQESDAEEIYLTIFPKHKVLIELIEKFGFKNVGMNHRGEFVYIKNKKNFETINPYTAFPYLNANFTKAGYIPIYDYYHDTLFPFSELYNTKQDFEEIAAANGITKVYIGFPYGELHHREGEPVIIYRIHTGENRQYKSVATSYCTLTKIKYIKKYGRKLTDLNDFILITKNKTVFTNDQLEEFYDTQENIVVIEMIYNGFFGKGKNITFKKLKDMGLFEGHPYNIRLSREQFLKILELGGKNVQNTIID from the coding sequence TTGATTAGAAAATTTGAATGGCTGCCGTTTTCTGAGTGTGCTTTAGCTGATCCGTTTTTTGAGTCATTGAAGGAAGATTATGAAGAATTTCCAGAATGGTTTTTAAAGAAAGTGCAAAATAATGAGAAGGCGTTTGTTTACAAAGATGAGTGGGGTATTTGTGCTTTTATTTATTTTAAGGATGAGGAAGAGGAAATTAGAATTAATGATAAAGTTCTTCCTCAAAAGAAAAGAATTAAAATTGGTACTTTTAAACTTGATGATAGAGTACAAGGACAAAGACTTGGAGAAGGCGCTTTAGGCGTAGCATTATGGAAATGGCAGGAATCAGATGCTGAAGAAATATATTTAACAATATTTCCAAAGCATAAAGTGCTTATTGAACTAATTGAAAAATTTGGTTTCAAAAATGTAGGGATGAATCACCGGGGAGAATTTGTATATATAAAAAATAAAAAGAATTTTGAAACTATAAATCCTTATACTGCATTTCCATACCTTAACGCAAATTTTACAAAGGCTGGTTATATACCAATTTATGATTATTATCATGATACTTTGTTTCCTTTTTCAGAGTTATATAATACTAAACAGGATTTTGAGGAAATTGCTGCCGCAAATGGAATTACAAAAGTCTATATAGGTTTTCCCTATGGTGAACTTCACCATAGGGAGGGAGAACCGGTAATAATATATAGGATACATACAGGTGAAAATAGGCAGTATAAATCAGTTGCCACATCATATTGCACTCTTACTAAAATTAAATATATTAAAAAGTACGGAAGAAAATTAACAGATTTAAATGATTTTATATTGATTACAAAAAATAAAACTGTTTTTACAAATGACCAATTAGAGGAGTTTTATGATACCCAAGAGAATATAGTAGTAATTGAAATGATATATAATGGATTTTTTGGTAAGGGAAAAAACATAACTTTTAAAAAATTAAAAGATATGGGCTTATTTGAAGGACATCCATATAATATTAGATTGTCACGTGAACAATTTTTAAAAATATTAGAATTAGGTGGTAAAAATGTGCAAAATACTATTATCGATTAA
- a CDS encoding ASCH domain-containing protein: MCKILLSINPKHVEKIFSGIKKYEYRKTIFKRKNIEKILIYSTHPIKMIVGEANIEEIIIDEPHIVWEITKDFAGINREFFEDYFKGRKKAIAYKLRDIRKYNTPIELKTLGIDFAPQSFIYID; this comes from the coding sequence ATGTGCAAAATACTATTATCGATTAATCCAAAACATGTTGAAAAAATATTTAGTGGCATAAAGAAATATGAATACAGGAAAACAATATTTAAACGGAAAAATATAGAAAAAATATTAATTTACTCAACTCACCCAATAAAAATGATTGTTGGTGAGGCTAATATTGAGGAAATAATTATTGACGAACCCCATATTGTCTGGGAAATTACAAAAGATTTTGCTGGTATAAATAGAGAGTTTTTCGAAGATTATTTTAAAGGTCGTAAAAAAGCGATAGCATATAAACTTAGAGATATAAGAAAATATAATACACCTATAGAATTAAAGACCCTTGGAATAGATTTCGCTCCCCAGTCGTTTATTTACATTGATTAA
- a CDS encoding type II toxin-antitoxin system HicB family antitoxin encodes MDFDKTLEFFMNQDYPIVLRKLSPEDGGGWLAEIPDLPGCMSDGETPEEALANVNDAKLSWLEVAIKRGQKIPLPEKDSDEYSGKFTLRMPKSLHKQLVRYAKKEGVSLNQFILSLLSFNFGKLTERSKTKRDISGYYYYRKEDYLPKNSYVKYDELWPARNRNVFSSLENIEFSGNMTVSEKMEESYE; translated from the coding sequence ATGGATTTTGATAAAACTTTGGAATTTTTCATGAACCAGGATTATCCTATTGTTTTACGGAAGCTTTCTCCGGAAGATGGAGGTGGCTGGCTTGCAGAAATTCCTGATTTACCGGGTTGCATGTCCGATGGGGAAACTCCAGAGGAAGCACTTGCAAATGTTAATGACGCTAAACTTTCTTGGCTTGAAGTTGCTATTAAACGAGGACAAAAAATTCCTTTGCCTGAAAAAGATAGCGATGAATACAGCGGGAAATTTACTTTAAGAATGCCTAAATCATTGCATAAACAATTAGTCCGATACGCTAAAAAAGAGGGAGTAAGCCTAAATCAATTTATTTTATCTTTGTTATCTTTTAACTTTGGAAAGTTGACAGAAAGGTCAAAGACAAAACGTGATATTTCAGGATACTATTATTATCGAAAAGAAGATTATCTGCCAAAAAACTCTTATGTGAAGTATGATGAGCTATGGCCAGCAAGAAACAGAAATGTTTTTTCGTCTCTCGAGAACATAGAGTTTTCTGGGAATATGACAGTATCAGAAAAAATGGAGGAAAGCTATGAGTAA
- a CDS encoding type II toxin-antitoxin system HicA family toxin has product MSKIKKRFQRILNNPTEAKWDQLKTILEHYGCYIVKGSKGSHWVVYHPEDMENNVTVPVHNNRVKAVYIRKLIQLLENIIDD; this is encoded by the coding sequence GTGTCAAAAATAAAGAAGCGGTTCCAAAGAATACTTAATAATCCAACTGAAGCTAAATGGGATCAGCTCAAAACAATTTTGGAACATTACGGTTGTTATATCGTAAAAGGTTCTAAGGGAAGTCACTGGGTAGTATATCATCCGGAAGACATGGAAAATAATGTTACCGTTCCTGTACATAATAATAGAGTGAAAGCAGTATATATTAGAAAGCTTATACAACTTCTTGAAAATATTATTGATGATTAG
- a CDS encoding pyrimidine dimer DNA glycosylase/endonuclease V: MKMRLWSIHPKYLDTKGLLALWREGLLAKKVLEGKTKGYRNHPQLERFKKSTYPLLYLNAYLYQVYLEAKSRGYNFDQSKIEVVNFLPPIPVTIGQIKYEFEHLLNKLIIRDKNRYSKIKNTTEISVNPVFKIIPGEVEGWEKMNK; the protein is encoded by the coding sequence ATGAAAATGCGTTTATGGTCTATACATCCAAAATATCTTGATACAAAAGGGTTGCTTGCCCTCTGGAGAGAGGGACTTCTTGCTAAAAAGGTTTTAGAAGGAAAGACAAAAGGATACAGAAATCATCCTCAACTTGAAAGATTTAAAAAATCTACATATCCCTTGCTTTATCTAAACGCTTATCTTTATCAAGTTTATTTAGAAGCGAAAAGTAGAGGTTATAATTTTGACCAAAGCAAAATTGAGGTAGTAAACTTCCTTCCTCCAATCCCTGTTACTATTGGACAGATAAAATACGAATTTGAACATCTGTTAAATAAACTTATTATAAGGGATAAAAATCGGTACAGCAAAATAAAAAACACAACCGAAATTTCTGTAAATCCAGTTTTTAAAATAATTCCTGGAGAAGTGGAAGGATGGGAAAAAATGAATAAATAG
- the cas4 gene encoding CRISPR-associated protein Cas4 — MAEKTIFLKGENMLDDINDIELGGLEVNYYTVCPRKLWLYARYIRQERVHDRVELGRFVHEESYRRFKKELEIGSVKIDLLEDGAVCEVKLSSKMEEAHLWQLYYYLYYLKRKGFSAVKGILLFPKEKKRKEVVLTAEVEKKLSQIIAEIIQLKKEMFPPEKIRKLSFCKKCAYFEFCYA, encoded by the coding sequence ATGGCTGAAAAAACAATCTTTTTAAAAGGTGAAAATATGTTGGACGATATAAATGATATTGAACTTGGAGGACTTGAGGTAAATTACTATACAGTTTGTCCACGAAAACTCTGGCTATATGCTCGATATATCCGTCAGGAAAGGGTCCATGACCGGGTAGAGCTTGGTCGATTCGTTCACGAAGAGTCCTATCGGCGTTTTAAGAAAGAATTGGAAATAGGTTCTGTAAAAATTGATCTTTTAGAAGATGGGGCGGTTTGCGAGGTAAAATTATCATCAAAAATGGAAGAAGCTCATTTATGGCAGCTGTACTACTACCTTTATTATTTAAAACGAAAAGGATTTTCCGCAGTTAAAGGCATCCTTTTATTTCCCAAAGAAAAGAAGCGAAAGGAAGTAGTCTTAACCGCAGAAGTGGAAAAAAAGTTATCCCAAATAATTGCCGAAATTATTCAGTTAAAAAAGGAAATGTTTCCACCGGAAAAAATCAGAAAATTAAGTTTTTGCAAAAAATGTGCTTATTTTGAATTTTGTTACGCTTGA
- the cas8a1 gene encoding type I-B CRISPR-associated protein Cas8b1/Cst1 encodes MGYFTFTGNPFVDAGLLALLAWNCKKSLEDLNLNDLDEITEITSKLYNSERWRKNLYSVFPNNPFTNPSVKEKENKYLEFMADLKQNIKPLNTGYGCAGCGVREPYKKFTKTDVPLTGTRDLRNHFPAAEDGENYCALCAMLVQFMPLVLFSCGGRFMLVHSVSEELNYIYVRQCINEVKRQIALGDLTGIYDKGYKNPVNAVFFLAEEIVRDLTDLFEEPIAVRIYNFTNYNQSPDLSIYDLPARVFYFIVRAKRKGFWREWQELKAKGYTGKRAENATEEEKKNLNNEVLNKLLNEESVVSYFVNPQNRTITGNFEFLSLYLKEVRGYMEKRIETIKRVGDELARYIKETDDTRRLFLLEKANSYDEFRNQLRIIYRKRFEKGVSTPLFTLDEYMEDLFPEGPQNWKETRDLLLFRIYETLSGWLTDKPLEFTEEEEKE; translated from the coding sequence GTGGGCTATTTTACCTTTACCGGCAATCCTTTTGTGGATGCGGGTTTATTGGCTCTCTTAGCATGGAATTGCAAAAAATCGCTTGAAGACCTTAACCTTAACGATTTAGATGAAATTACCGAAATCACATCAAAACTCTATAACAGCGAACGCTGGCGAAAAAATCTCTATTCGGTTTTTCCCAACAATCCTTTTACTAATCCATCGGTCAAAGAAAAAGAAAATAAGTATTTGGAATTTATGGCCGATTTAAAACAGAATATTAAACCTCTCAATACCGGCTATGGCTGTGCGGGCTGTGGTGTTCGTGAACCCTATAAAAAATTTACCAAGACGGATGTACCTCTTACCGGCACCAGAGATTTGAGGAATCATTTTCCAGCGGCGGAGGACGGAGAAAACTACTGTGCCTTATGTGCTATGCTTGTTCAGTTTATGCCTCTGGTTCTTTTTTCCTGCGGAGGGCGGTTTATGCTGGTGCATTCCGTTAGTGAGGAGTTAAATTATATCTATGTGCGCCAATGTATTAATGAAGTAAAACGCCAAATTGCCCTGGGGGATCTAACGGGAATATATGATAAAGGATATAAAAATCCCGTAAATGCTGTATTTTTTCTCGCCGAAGAGATTGTGCGGGATCTTACAGACCTATTTGAAGAACCGATAGCCGTTAGAATTTATAATTTTACCAATTACAACCAATCTCCCGACCTTTCCATCTACGACCTTCCTGCCCGGGTTTTCTATTTTATCGTTCGGGCCAAAAGAAAAGGCTTCTGGCGGGAATGGCAGGAATTAAAAGCCAAAGGCTATACCGGCAAGAGAGCCGAAAATGCTACCGAAGAGGAAAAGAAAAATTTAAACAACGAAGTCCTTAACAAACTTTTAAACGAGGAAAGCGTTGTTTCCTACTTTGTCAATCCTCAGAATCGCACTATCACCGGCAATTTTGAATTTCTATCTCTATATTTAAAGGAGGTGAGAGGTTACATGGAAAAACGCATTGAAACCATTAAGCGCGTGGGGGACGAGCTTGCAAGGTATATCAAAGAAACCGATGATACGAGAAGACTTTTCCTTTTAGAAAAAGCCAATAGTTACGATGAATTTCGCAATCAATTAAGGATAATTTACAGGAAACGGTTTGAGAAAGGGGTTTCAACGCCTTTATTTACCTTAGATGAATATATGGAAGACCTTTTTCCCGAAGGGCCGCAAAACTGGAAAGAAACCCGGGATCTCCTGCTTTTTAGAATCTACGAAACTTTATCGGGATGGCTTACCGATAAACCTTTAGAATTTACTGAGGAGGAGGAAAAAGAATGA
- the cas7i gene encoding type I-B CRISPR-associated protein Cas7/Cst2/DevR → MRKHCLGFVLIDAPHSALNNAGSDVGARTENTIAVKTIRKGRDIYPYVSAQAWRYWWRDVLANKFNWPMSPIARESKTAFTENNPFKYYDDDVFGYMRAEKKDTFTRLSPLKCSPLVSVVPFKPVDDFGVMARHEGDPVPYEHQFYSTVLKGIFALDLDSVGRFTTVNKTGFKNISPELLEKANEYNATVIDGEAVLAAEERAKRAKEALLALAYLFGGAKQTLHLTDVSPKFVALLILDGGNHLLMNLSGEKDGKPIINLDYLEEVLLDYQESIISNVYLGKATGFMDEVDLAEFKNRMAAKGFNRIEVGTVKQMIERFAGEVENYYLGR, encoded by the coding sequence ATGAGAAAGCACTGCCTTGGATTTGTTTTAATTGATGCTCCTCATTCGGCCTTAAACAATGCCGGGAGCGATGTAGGCGCAAGAACGGAAAATACCATAGCGGTTAAAACCATTCGAAAAGGCCGGGATATTTATCCCTATGTATCGGCCCAAGCTTGGCGCTACTGGTGGCGGGATGTTTTAGCAAACAAATTTAACTGGCCAATGTCCCCGATTGCCCGTGAATCAAAAACGGCTTTTACCGAAAACAATCCCTTTAAGTATTATGACGATGATGTTTTTGGTTACATGCGGGCTGAGAAAAAGGATACATTCACCCGGTTATCACCTCTAAAATGTTCCCCGCTGGTATCGGTAGTGCCCTTTAAGCCGGTAGATGATTTCGGGGTAATGGCCCGGCACGAAGGTGATCCTGTTCCCTATGAGCATCAGTTCTATTCCACGGTTTTAAAAGGTATTTTTGCCTTAGATTTAGATAGCGTTGGTCGCTTTACCACGGTAAATAAAACCGGCTTTAAAAATATTAGCCCCGAACTTTTGGAGAAGGCCAATGAATACAACGCTACGGTCATTGACGGGGAAGCGGTGTTGGCAGCCGAAGAGCGGGCTAAACGGGCGAAAGAAGCTTTATTAGCTTTAGCCTATCTTTTCGGGGGAGCCAAACAAACTCTGCATTTAACCGATGTATCACCAAAATTTGTAGCTCTCCTTATCTTAGACGGCGGTAACCACCTTTTAATGAACTTGTCCGGAGAAAAAGACGGTAAGCCCATCATTAACCTTGATTATTTAGAAGAGGTGCTTTTAGATTATCAGGAAAGCATAATTTCTAATGTATATTTAGGCAAAGCTACCGGCTTTATGGATGAAGTGGATTTAGCGGAGTTTAAAAACCGGATGGCGGCCAAAGGCTTTAACAGAATCGAAGTAGGAACAGTAAAACAAATGATCGAACGCTTTGCCGGGGAAGTGGAAAATTATTATTTGGGGAGATAG